A single Populus nigra chromosome 13, ddPopNigr1.1, whole genome shotgun sequence DNA region contains:
- the LOC133670397 gene encoding transcription factor MYB1-like: MVSSFGVRKGAWTEEEDILLRKCVEKYGEGGWCQIPLKAGLNRCRKSCRMRWLNYLKPNVKRGQFSVGEVDLISRLHKLLGNRWSLIAGRLPGRTANDVKNYWNTNLRKKVVSSTREAQTEPEPEPEPEPEPKSITKDNIIKPRPRNFKNLCWLRAGKGTPFINVGSQYGDDLCKPYSTIAFPPSGTDEVERTWWESLLDDKEINLTNSNSCQNSCLGSASAANQEPINSTLFVEDNPPGGIMIGDVFSDQGQNRWGDISFDADLWSLIDTEIDQQ, encoded by the exons ATGGTAAGCTCATTCGGAGTAAGGAAAGGTGCATGGACCGAAGAGGAGGATATACTTCTACGGAAGTGCGTAGAGAAATATGGTGAAGGAGGATGGTGTCAAATTCCTCTCAAAGCAG GTTTGAATAGATGCAGGAAAAGCTGTAGAATGAGGTGGTTGAACTATCTTAAGCCAAATGTCAAGAGAGGACAGTTTTCAGTGGGCGAAGTAGACTTGATTAGCAGGCTACACAAGCTGCTTGGCAACAG GTGGTCATTGATTGCCGGTAGACTTCCAGGAAGAACAGCAAATGATGTAAAGAATTATTGGAACACAAACCTGCGTAAGAAGGTGGTTTCTAGCACTAGAGAAGCTCAAACAGAACCCGAACCAGAACCAGAACcagaaccagaaccaaaatcaataacaaaagaCAACATAATAAAGCCTCGACCTCGGAActtcaaaaatttatgttggttAAGAGCTGGAAAAGGAACTCCATTTATTAATGTTGGTTCCCAATATGGGGACGATCTTTGCAAGCCATATTCTACCATAGCATTTCCACCTTCCGGTACCGATGAAGTTGAAAGGACGTGGTGGGAAAGCCTGTTAGATGACAAAGAAATTAATCTAACGAACAGCAACAGTTGTCAAAACAGCTGTCTGGGTTCTGCTTCAGCAGCTAACCAAGAGCCCATCAACAGTACTCTTTTTGTAGAGGACAACCCACCAGGAGGGATAATGATTGGGGATGTGTTCTCTGACCAAGGACAAAATCGTTGGGGCGACATTTCTTTTGATGCAGACCTTTGGAGCCTAATCGATACAGAAATAGATCAACAATGA